In Numidum massiliense, a single genomic region encodes these proteins:
- a CDS encoding YesL family protein — protein MPESGFFGAIYRITDIIYKLAWSNVLWFFTAGFPFVFLLHPELLEGAWIVPFVLSLVILPPGTAALFHVMRRWQEDEDISVWREYWRGWKENWKQAYAVIDLYILIGFVLVVDVFVVTNVKDSGLQWLSFVFLPLGLLYTLTGISLCSVLVHFQLKVRHIFRNAFVMAVSHLFSSLAILIVLGIVLWTALWKMPALFFFFFGSVTAWAFTWQTRRIIHKFQQMEADRAEEAKEAAEAGEAEESANQREKVAVSDQRRDDTAGDQRGEGAAGDQRGQDRASNEQVEAVERQGKAAEQ, from the coding sequence GTGCCAGAATCCGGTTTTTTTGGTGCGATTTACCGCATCACAGACATCATTTACAAGTTAGCTTGGAGTAACGTGTTATGGTTTTTTACCGCGGGGTTCCCGTTCGTCTTTTTACTTCATCCAGAATTGCTTGAAGGGGCCTGGATCGTGCCGTTCGTGCTTAGCCTCGTTATTTTGCCGCCGGGGACAGCGGCGTTGTTCCACGTGATGCGCCGGTGGCAAGAAGACGAAGACATTTCTGTGTGGCGGGAGTATTGGCGCGGTTGGAAAGAAAATTGGAAACAAGCATACGCTGTCATCGACTTATACATTTTGATCGGGTTCGTCTTAGTGGTCGACGTATTCGTCGTTACGAACGTGAAAGACAGCGGGTTGCAATGGTTAAGTTTTGTATTTTTGCCGTTAGGGCTTCTTTACACGCTAACGGGGATTTCGTTATGTTCGGTGCTTGTGCACTTTCAGTTAAAAGTACGGCACATCTTCCGCAATGCCTTCGTTATGGCAGTGAGCCACCTGTTTTCTTCGCTAGCGATCCTCATCGTCCTCGGGATTGTCCTCTGGACGGCGCTATGGAAAATGCCGGCTCTGTTCTTCTTCTTTTTCGGCAGTGTGACGGCATGGGCATTCACGTGGCAGACGAGGCGTATCATCCATAAATTCCAGCAGATGGAGGCCGATCGGGCTGAGGAGGCTAAGGAAGCTGCAGAGGCTGGGGAAGCAGAAGAGTCGGCTAATCAGCGAGAGAAGGTAGCTGTGAGCGATCAGCGGAGGGATGATACTGCAGGCGATCAACGGGGAGAAGGTGCTGCAGGCGATCAACGGGGACAGGACCGTGCAAGTAATGAGCAAGTAGAAGCTGTTGAACGGCAAGGTAAGGCGGCGGAGCAGTAG
- a CDS encoding tetratricopeptide repeat protein: MFYGEQDYEKAIEYADLGLETLSAERECPQITGRLTYHKANCFYHLDRKAQAYKHVIETQQVCEQTQDFKTLLLGYNLEGIIVAHQQLYAQAVDVFQKAIHLSSQHFPDPRIGSLLYLNLGDTYYRDKAYEQSLAYYDLAYELSQKAKDKNILATIYFSYGEVYFATNQLGLATEYVEKAAALKEQMELTSEYLPLLLLRAKIALGENSDEVKAICEEGIRLAEQSMLYSKKKEFHLVLANYYEQVGNEDALQRETKNMYQVESIINGR, from the coding sequence GTGTTTTACGGCGAACAAGATTACGAAAAAGCGATCGAATATGCTGATCTAGGACTCGAGACGCTATCAGCAGAAAGGGAGTGCCCGCAAATTACGGGACGCCTTACGTACCATAAGGCAAACTGTTTTTACCACCTCGACCGCAAGGCGCAAGCGTACAAGCACGTAATCGAAACGCAGCAGGTATGCGAACAGACTCAGGACTTCAAGACGTTGCTGCTCGGATACAACTTGGAAGGCATCATCGTTGCCCACCAACAACTTTACGCACAAGCGGTTGACGTGTTTCAGAAGGCGATCCATCTCTCTAGTCAGCATTTTCCCGATCCGCGTATCGGAAGCCTACTCTACCTTAATTTAGGGGATACGTATTACCGCGACAAAGCGTACGAGCAGTCGCTAGCTTATTATGACCTCGCCTACGAATTGAGTCAAAAGGCAAAAGACAAAAATATTCTCGCCACGATCTATTTTTCGTACGGTGAGGTGTACTTCGCGACAAATCAATTGGGGCTAGCGACGGAATATGTGGAAAAAGCAGCTGCATTGAAAGAACAGATGGAATTGACGTCGGAGTACTTACCGCTTCTGTTGCTTCGTGCAAAAATCGCGTTAGGGGAAAACTCCGACGAAGTGAAAGCGATTTGCGAGGAAGGTATTCGCCTCGCAGAACAGAGCATGCTGTACAGCAAAAAAAAGGAGTTTCACCTCGTGTTAGCCAATTACTACGAACAAGTGGGTAACGAAGACGCATTGCAGCGGGAAACCAAAAATATGTATCAAGTAGAATCGATCATTAACGGGAGGTAA
- a CDS encoding helix-turn-helix domain-containing protein: MDLDPISLGSLIRQRRKELGLTLSDLANDHISVPTISNIERGITNNLASEKVHYIRQQLDLSDDLIKQMLQSTEDEQKRLQQQLAVVRHLIEVNVLGEARKRVSALESDDTLSSFPLEATKTQLLKGFVLRKQGQWERAKNAFQQVLRLLRETDVADPGNALAAEAYYH; encoded by the coding sequence ATGGATCTTGATCCGATCAGCCTCGGATCACTCATTCGCCAGCGCCGAAAGGAGCTCGGACTAACCTTAAGCGATCTGGCTAATGACCACATTTCCGTGCCGACGATTAGTAACATCGAGCGCGGGATCACGAACAACCTCGCGAGTGAAAAGGTGCATTACATTCGCCAGCAACTCGATCTGTCCGACGATCTGATCAAGCAAATGCTGCAAAGCACAGAGGACGAGCAGAAGCGGCTACAGCAACAGCTGGCCGTCGTGCGACACTTAATTGAGGTGAATGTGCTGGGTGAAGCGCGTAAAAGAGTAAGCGCTTTAGAAAGTGATGACACGTTGTCTTCTTTCCCCCTCGAGGCGACGAAAACCCAGCTTTTGAAGGGCTTCGTCTTGCGTAAGCAAGGCCAATGGGAACGAGCCAAAAACGCCTTCCAGCAAGTGTTGCGTCTCCTACGCGAAACCGATGTGGCCGATCCGGGAAACGCATTAGCCGCTGAAGCGTACTACCACTAG
- a CDS encoding ISLre2 family transposase, with protein sequence MLSFWESLRIRLMEVMADLFGEFLEQLDQMMTTHYKEKYGWKSERLDSREFTSFFGTVSYKRHLMYDRNGNAHYPVDEAIGLKRRKRYSPDLMMLGAELAAAPGMTYRLASEVTQKLAGITISHTTFQRLVKEAGEAQAVMDAEKRDRIFEDTVIPNSPSVKHLYCEADGLYVKGRGKGIEIKNMLAYTGWEQNGQRVSLTDRHVFSTVESVDDFWEIGYAAIRHRWDLSHTHVATNADAASWISEERVQNTFSEATSVVRQLDPFHVKRSIRRGLSRQPRLIPQIEKAISEKNKDRFKAVIDTAQGNAETEREEKRIENMQKYLEGHWEILCDWREVSPDVPKNARRMGCMESNQRRLAYRMKRRGMYWSEEGAQAIAKVQQGVTNGTLRQALLTVWPNRQVTQKLKRHARRIGKSDHIGVQVGRIQVGAASASSAIGYLDKVVNRRP encoded by the coding sequence ATGTTGTCGTTTTGGGAAAGCTTACGTATTCGCCTGATGGAAGTGATGGCTGATCTGTTCGGAGAATTTTTGGAGCAGCTCGATCAGATGATGACGACGCATTACAAGGAAAAATACGGTTGGAAAAGTGAGCGATTGGACAGCCGGGAGTTCACCAGTTTTTTTGGGACAGTGTCCTATAAACGCCACTTGATGTACGACCGAAACGGAAACGCACATTACCCTGTCGATGAGGCAATCGGTTTAAAACGCCGTAAAAGATACAGCCCAGACCTTATGATGCTCGGAGCAGAGTTAGCTGCAGCGCCGGGAATGACCTACCGCCTCGCCTCAGAGGTCACGCAAAAACTTGCCGGTATAACGATCAGCCATACGACGTTTCAGCGCTTAGTAAAAGAAGCAGGTGAAGCTCAAGCTGTCATGGATGCTGAAAAAAGGGATCGAATTTTTGAGGATACGGTAATTCCTAACTCTCCGTCCGTTAAGCACTTATATTGCGAAGCAGATGGCTTATACGTCAAAGGGAGAGGCAAAGGAATAGAGATCAAAAATATGCTTGCCTATACCGGGTGGGAGCAAAACGGACAGCGTGTCTCGTTAACAGATCGTCACGTCTTTTCTACCGTTGAATCGGTGGATGACTTTTGGGAAATAGGTTATGCAGCGATTCGACATCGTTGGGATCTCTCACATACACATGTGGCGACTAATGCGGATGCGGCTTCATGGATCTCTGAGGAACGCGTTCAAAATACCTTTTCTGAAGCGACATCGGTTGTCCGCCAATTGGATCCTTTTCACGTAAAGAGGAGTATTCGTCGCGGGTTGAGCCGCCAGCCAAGGCTCATTCCTCAAATTGAAAAGGCAATATCCGAAAAAAATAAGGATAGGTTTAAAGCGGTGATTGATACGGCACAGGGAAATGCAGAGACGGAGCGAGAGGAAAAGCGTATCGAGAACATGCAGAAGTATCTTGAAGGGCACTGGGAGATCCTCTGCGACTGGCGTGAGGTTAGTCCAGACGTGCCAAAAAATGCTCGTAGGATGGGATGCATGGAATCGAACCAGAGACGTCTGGCATACCGCATGAAACGTCGTGGCATGTACTGGAGTGAAGAAGGGGCTCAAGCCATCGCCAAAGTACAACAAGGCGTTACCAATGGGACGTTGAGACAGGCATTATTAACTGTCTGGCCCAACCGCCAAGTGACACAAAAACTAAAACGCCATGCGAGGCGAATAGGTAAGTCGGATCACATTGGGGTTCAAGTTGGCAGGATCCAAGTAGGTGCCGCATCAGCTTCAAGTGCTATTGGGTATTTGGATAAGGTGGTTAATCGCCGTCCTTGA
- the ribD gene encoding bifunctional diaminohydroxyphosphoribosylaminopyrimidine deaminase/5-amino-6-(5-phosphoribosylamino)uracil reductase RibD produces the protein MSLALQLARATQGQTSPNPPVGAVVVNGGKIVGIGAHLAAGQPHAEVHALQMAGQEASGATLYVTLEPCNHHGRTPPCTEAIITSGVRKVVVGSTDANPAVNGAGLARLREAGIDVVTGVLQRECATLNEAFFHYMTTKRPFVTVKTASTLDGKIATKTGDSRWVTGEQARAYVHRLRHVHDAVMVGIGTVLADNPLLTTRLPEGGRDAVRVVVDSQLRTPLEAYVCDTSQAPTWIFCTERRDRGKEAALAARGVRVFTAGAGPRVDLSELFAILGREHIVSVLVEGGSALNGSLLEGRFVNKVVAMIAPKLIGGRDSMTSYGGVGSDRMNDALSLSAARVHKLGNDLCVEGYVSRPRAGGDRHIYRDN, from the coding sequence ATGTCACTCGCGCTACAGTTGGCGCGCGCGACGCAAGGGCAAACGTCGCCGAACCCGCCAGTCGGGGCTGTCGTCGTCAACGGCGGGAAAATCGTCGGCATCGGTGCTCATCTCGCCGCCGGTCAGCCACATGCCGAAGTGCACGCGCTACAGATGGCTGGGCAAGAGGCGAGCGGCGCCACGCTGTATGTGACGTTGGAACCGTGTAACCACCACGGTCGCACGCCACCTTGTACAGAGGCAATCATCACATCTGGGGTACGAAAAGTAGTCGTCGGTAGTACAGATGCCAACCCGGCCGTCAACGGCGCAGGCTTGGCGCGGTTGCGCGAGGCTGGCATCGACGTCGTAACTGGCGTACTGCAGCGAGAATGTGCCACATTGAACGAAGCATTTTTTCACTATATGACGACGAAGCGGCCCTTTGTGACCGTGAAGACGGCGAGTACGTTAGACGGAAAGATTGCGACGAAAACAGGCGACAGTCGCTGGGTGACTGGCGAGCAGGCGCGGGCTTACGTCCATCGGCTGCGGCATGTGCACGATGCGGTTATGGTCGGTATTGGCACGGTGTTGGCGGACAACCCCCTCTTAACGACCCGTTTGCCGGAAGGGGGACGAGACGCGGTGCGCGTCGTCGTCGACAGCCAGCTCCGTACGCCCTTAGAGGCATACGTTTGTGACACATCGCAGGCGCCGACGTGGATTTTTTGCACGGAGAGGCGCGACAGAGGGAAAGAGGCGGCGCTCGCGGCGCGCGGGGTGCGCGTATTCACGGCGGGCGCGGGTCCGCGGGTCGATTTAAGTGAACTATTCGCTATACTCGGTCGGGAACACATCGTGTCCGTACTCGTCGAAGGGGGCAGTGCGCTGAACGGTTCCTTGTTAGAGGGACGTTTCGTGAACAAGGTCGTAGCGATGATCGCTCCGAAGCTTATAGGAGGAAGGGACAGCATGACGTCTTACGGTGGCGTGGGAAGTGATCGTATGAACGACGCCTTGTCTCTATCCGCTGCCAGGGTGCATAAGTTAGGCAACGATTTGTGCGTTGAAGGATATGTGTCACGCCCGCGGGCAGGAGGGGATCGACATATTTACCGGGATAATTGA
- the ribE gene encoding riboflavin synthase, whose product MCHARGQEGIDIFTGIIEEMGCVRRLVRKGGALVLTVDCQSVLTDLKIGDSVAVNGSCLTATRVDDYSFTADVSGETIKRTTLGNLRVGSQVNLERALAAGERFGGHFVSGHVDATAVVTERRQMTNAVLFRFKTAPEWATYMVDKGSIAVDGISLTIFDVAENGFSVTVIPHTLRETTLYDSHVGDRVNIECDMIGKYVVKVCLNKAEHAAPAGVSIELLNENGFI is encoded by the coding sequence ATGTGTCACGCCCGCGGGCAGGAGGGGATCGACATATTTACCGGGATAATTGAGGAAATGGGCTGTGTGCGTCGCCTCGTCCGAAAAGGGGGAGCACTTGTCCTAACGGTCGACTGTCAATCCGTGTTAACCGATTTGAAAATAGGAGATAGTGTTGCCGTTAACGGCAGTTGTTTAACGGCTACCCGCGTCGACGATTACAGTTTTACGGCGGACGTGAGCGGCGAGACCATTAAGCGTACGACATTAGGTAATTTACGCGTCGGCAGCCAAGTGAATTTGGAACGTGCACTCGCGGCGGGCGAGCGGTTCGGCGGTCATTTTGTCAGTGGGCACGTCGATGCGACCGCGGTCGTAACTGAACGAAGACAGATGACAAATGCCGTCTTGTTTCGATTCAAAACAGCGCCCGAGTGGGCAACTTATATGGTCGACAAAGGTTCAATAGCTGTGGATGGGATCAGTTTAACCATTTTCGACGTGGCAGAGAACGGTTTCTCCGTCACCGTCATTCCGCACACGTTGCGCGAGACGACTTTGTATGACTCTCATGTCGGGGATCGCGTCAACATCGAGTGTGACATGATCGGCAAGTACGTTGTCAAAGTGTGCCTGAACAAGGCAGAACATGCGGCGCCAGCAGGTGTGAGCATCGAATTATTGAATGAGAACGGTTTTATATAA
- a CDS encoding bifunctional 3,4-dihydroxy-2-butanone-4-phosphate synthase/GTP cyclohydrolase II, producing the protein MVVTFHTVSEAIDDLRQGRPVIVVDDEDRENEGDLVALAEHATPEVINFMITHGRGLVCAPLTEERARTLDLPLMVEKEQNVDRYGTAFTVSVDHKTTTTGISAHERARTVQALIRPDARAHDFRRPGHIFPLIAKKGGVLKRAGHTEAAVDLAQLAGSVPAGVICEVVKSDGTMARVPELTRLAEQHALKMITIEDLIRYRIVEEHLVTREASVQMPTAYGRFTAIAYTNPVDDQEVVALVKGEMTPDEPILVRIHSECLTGDVFASLRCDCGPQLHAALRQIEAAGKGVLVYMRQEGRGIGLLNKLRAYELQEQGLDTVEANERLGFPPDSRDYGIGAQILRDLGVERLKLMTNNPRKIKGLTDYGLDIAEVVPLQMPANAENEKYLTTKKSKLGHLLTI; encoded by the coding sequence ATGGTTGTGACGTTTCACACAGTAAGTGAGGCAATTGACGATTTGCGGCAAGGGCGACCAGTGATCGTCGTCGACGACGAAGATCGCGAAAACGAAGGCGATTTGGTGGCACTAGCTGAACACGCGACGCCGGAAGTGATCAACTTCATGATTACACACGGACGGGGGTTAGTGTGTGCACCTCTGACGGAAGAACGGGCACGCACGTTAGACTTGCCGTTAATGGTCGAAAAGGAGCAAAACGTGGACCGCTACGGGACGGCTTTCACCGTGTCTGTCGACCACAAAACGACGACGACCGGCATCTCGGCCCACGAACGCGCCCGAACCGTCCAAGCGTTAATTCGCCCCGATGCCCGCGCGCACGACTTTCGGCGTCCGGGACATATTTTTCCACTCATTGCAAAAAAAGGTGGCGTCCTCAAGCGCGCCGGCCATACGGAGGCTGCGGTCGACTTGGCGCAACTCGCAGGTAGTGTACCTGCCGGTGTCATATGTGAAGTGGTCAAATCAGATGGGACGATGGCACGCGTCCCGGAATTAACGCGACTAGCGGAACAGCATGCGCTAAAGATGATCACCATTGAAGACTTAATCCGTTATCGGATCGTTGAGGAACACTTAGTGACGCGGGAAGCTTCCGTGCAAATGCCGACCGCATACGGCCGTTTCACGGCGATCGCGTATACGAACCCTGTCGACGATCAAGAAGTTGTCGCCCTCGTCAAAGGGGAAATGACCCCCGATGAACCGATCCTCGTGCGCATCCACTCCGAATGTTTGACAGGCGATGTGTTCGCTTCCCTCCGCTGCGACTGTGGGCCGCAGCTCCACGCTGCCTTGCGCCAGATTGAAGCGGCAGGCAAGGGCGTGCTCGTCTATATGCGACAGGAAGGTCGCGGGATTGGTCTGTTGAACAAATTGCGCGCCTACGAATTACAAGAGCAAGGTCTCGATACGGTGGAGGCGAACGAGCGCCTCGGTTTCCCGCCCGATTCGCGCGATTACGGGATCGGCGCACAAATTTTGCGTGACTTAGGTGTCGAGCGATTGAAACTAATGACGAACAACCCGCGCAAAATCAAAGGATTGACGGACTACGGCTTGGACATCGCGGAAGTTGTGCCGCTCCAAATGCCGGCCAATGCGGAGAACGAAAAGTATTTGACGACGAAAAAAAGCAAACTAGGACATTTATTAACGATTTAA
- the ribH gene encoding 6,7-dimethyl-8-ribityllumazine synthase yields the protein MVKVYEGHLIGKGLKVGIVVSRFNELITNKLLSGAIDALKRHGVEEENIAVAWVPGAFEIPFAADKMAASKTYDAVITLGTVIRGATPHFDFVANEVAKGVANLNGKHGLPVIFGVLTVETIEQAIERAGTKAGNKGYEAAVSAIEMANLHESLHNISGAQTV from the coding sequence ATGGTAAAAGTTTATGAAGGACATCTCATCGGCAAGGGACTTAAGGTTGGCATCGTCGTGAGTCGTTTTAATGAACTCATTACGAACAAGTTGCTCAGCGGAGCGATCGATGCGTTAAAACGACACGGTGTAGAAGAGGAAAACATAGCGGTCGCATGGGTGCCGGGGGCGTTTGAAATCCCTTTTGCCGCAGACAAAATGGCCGCGTCGAAAACGTATGACGCTGTCATTACGTTAGGAACGGTCATTCGAGGTGCGACGCCGCATTTCGATTTTGTCGCCAACGAAGTGGCGAAAGGGGTAGCGAACTTGAATGGTAAACACGGGCTGCCCGTCATTTTTGGCGTATTGACCGTGGAGACGATCGAGCAGGCGATCGAACGCGCCGGAACGAAGGCAGGCAACAAAGGGTACGAAGCGGCCGTCTCGGCGATCGAAATGGCCAATTTGCACGAGAGCCTGCACAATATAAGCGGAGCGCAAACCGTCTGA
- a CDS encoding heavy metal translocating P-type ATPase — MEVISKTSANLKRRQPKKPSKWRKLIAENGEMAAAAISGVLILGGWVLSTVDLSVASVISYLAAFVIGGYAKAKEGIEETVAEKSLNVELLMVFAAIGSALIGYWAEGAMLIFIFAVSGALETYAMNRSHSEVSKLMALQPEEARLYENGVERKVPVSELRIGQTIIVKPGDLVPVDGTVTDGSTAIDQAAITGESVPVEKKTGDEVLAGTLNVNGGIYVRVDKEQADTLFQKMIKLVQQAQAEKPQKQLFVERFEKIYVNIVIAMTALVAIVPPLALGWTWNDAIYRAMVLLVVASPCALVASVMPALLSAISNGARRGVLFKGGSHLQQLTNIRAIAFDKTGTLTRGVPEVQEVIPFADFSEEQLLANAASIEQLSTHPLAEAIVRQAQVAGVSFVQPQGMISTTGFGVEAKIDGTLWKIGKRDYMDVSFGDEVEEARHRLASEGKTAVYIQCGEQLVGMLAIQDAIRPKAAAAVAALKKLGIHTVMITGDSEETARALAKQCAVDRYYANCLPDEKVNIVRELQQTHGQIAMVGDGVNDAPALATASVGIGMGAGTDAALETADVVLVNDELKRLPYVIKLAKRSDTIIKQNIVFSIGVILTLIVANFLDSMTLPLGVIGHEGSTILVILNGLRLLKYKE; from the coding sequence ATGGAAGTCATTTCGAAGACGTCGGCTAATCTCAAACGCCGTCAACCGAAAAAACCGTCGAAATGGCGTAAGCTAATCGCCGAGAACGGCGAAATGGCTGCCGCGGCAATCAGTGGGGTACTTATTCTCGGGGGATGGGTGCTCAGTACGGTAGACTTGTCCGTAGCGTCTGTCATCTCGTACCTCGCCGCTTTTGTGATCGGAGGATATGCAAAGGCAAAAGAAGGTATTGAGGAGACCGTTGCGGAGAAATCGTTAAACGTCGAGTTGTTAATGGTTTTCGCCGCGATTGGTTCGGCGCTGATCGGCTATTGGGCCGAGGGGGCGATGCTCATCTTTATCTTTGCCGTCAGCGGTGCACTCGAGACGTATGCGATGAACCGCAGTCACAGTGAAGTATCGAAGTTAATGGCTTTGCAACCGGAAGAAGCGCGCCTGTACGAAAACGGCGTCGAGCGAAAAGTGCCGGTCAGCGAGTTGCGCATCGGGCAGACGATTATCGTTAAACCGGGCGATCTCGTGCCGGTTGACGGTACGGTCACCGACGGCTCGACCGCCATTGATCAGGCGGCAATTACTGGGGAATCTGTTCCGGTAGAGAAGAAGACTGGGGATGAGGTGCTCGCGGGGACATTAAACGTCAACGGCGGCATTTATGTCCGCGTCGACAAAGAGCAAGCAGATACACTGTTTCAGAAAATGATTAAGCTCGTGCAGCAAGCGCAGGCAGAAAAACCGCAAAAACAACTGTTTGTGGAACGGTTTGAAAAAATTTACGTAAACATTGTCATTGCCATGACCGCCCTCGTCGCTATCGTGCCGCCACTCGCCCTCGGTTGGACGTGGAACGATGCGATTTATCGGGCGATGGTCCTGCTCGTCGTCGCCTCGCCGTGTGCACTCGTCGCCTCAGTCATGCCGGCGCTGCTGTCGGCAATATCGAACGGGGCCCGTCGCGGGGTACTATTTAAAGGCGGTTCACATTTGCAGCAGTTAACGAACATCCGTGCCATCGCTTTTGACAAAACAGGCACGTTGACGCGCGGGGTTCCCGAAGTTCAGGAAGTGATTCCTTTTGCCGACTTTTCGGAGGAACAATTGTTAGCTAACGCGGCATCGATTGAACAATTGTCGACGCACCCGCTCGCCGAAGCGATTGTGCGCCAGGCACAAGTTGCCGGCGTATCGTTCGTCCAGCCACAAGGGATGATCTCGACGACTGGCTTCGGGGTGGAAGCAAAAATAGACGGGACGCTGTGGAAAATCGGGAAACGTGATTACATGGACGTTTCTTTTGGTGATGAAGTTGAGGAAGCACGGCACCGTTTGGCCAGCGAAGGAAAAACCGCTGTCTACATTCAGTGTGGGGAGCAGTTAGTCGGCATGCTCGCGATTCAAGATGCGATCCGTCCGAAAGCAGCTGCAGCAGTTGCTGCCTTGAAAAAGCTTGGGATTCATACAGTCATGATCACCGGCGATTCCGAAGAAACGGCGCGGGCGCTGGCCAAGCAGTGTGCCGTCGACCGCTATTACGCGAACTGCTTGCCCGACGAAAAAGTGAACATCGTCCGCGAATTGCAGCAAACGCACGGGCAAATCGCCATGGTCGGGGACGGTGTCAACGACGCACCGGCGCTCGCGACAGCTTCAGTCGGCATCGGCATGGGGGCAGGGACGGACGCCGCGCTGGAGACGGCCGATGTCGTGCTCGTCAACGACGAACTGAAGCGCCTGCCGTACGTGATCAAACTGGCCAAACGGTCCGATACGATTATTAAGCAAAACATTGTCTTCTCAATCGGCGTCATTCTCACGCTCATCGTCGCTAACTTCCTCGACTCGATGACGTTGCCGCTCGGGGTGATCGGGCACGAAGGTAGTACGATCCTCGTCATCCTCAACGGGCTGAGGCTGCTGAAGTATAAGGAGTGA